From the genome of Fundulus heteroclitus isolate FHET01 chromosome 9, MU-UCD_Fhet_4.1, whole genome shotgun sequence, one region includes:
- the hdlbpa gene encoding high density lipoprotein binding protein a isoform X2 — translation MSSVAVLTQESFIEHRSGLLPEQGGAAGGPNAGEDEEELPTYKDAFPPLPEKAATPEGTQEPTNAWTSKIRPLKSSIITQVFHVPLEERKYKDINQFGEGDQAKVCVDIMHKTGAHLELSLAKDQGLSIMVSGKLDAVMKARKEIVSRLQTQASATVAIPKEHHRFVIGKNGEKLQELELKTATKIQIPRPEDPSNQIKISGTKEGLEKAKHEILLISAEQDKRAVERVNIDKAYHPFITGAYSKLVGEMTQETGARINVPPPSVNKTEIVITGEKEQVALAVAMIKKIYEEKRKNTTTIAVEVKKSQHKYVVGPKGNTLQEILDKTGVSVEIPPSDNSSETVILRGEPDRLGQALTEVYAKANSYTVSSVSAPSWLHRFIIGKKGQNLAKITQQMPKVHIEFTEGEDRITLEGPTKDVQGVQSQIEAIVTDLVSRMDYAEITVDPKFHRHLIGKGGVNINRIKELHKVTVRIPPDNEKSNLIRIEGDPQGVQEAKKELLELASRMENERTKDLIIEQRFHRAIIGQKGEKIKEVRDKFPEVIINFPDPAQKSDIVQLRGPRNEVEKCSKFMQKIVAEMVENSHSLSVPIFKQFHRNIIGKGGSNIKKIREETNTKIDLPAENSNSEMIVITGKKANCEAAKTRILAIQKELANITEMDVSIPSKLHNSLIGSKGRLVRSIMEECGGVHIHFPSEGSGIDKVTIRGPVEEVEKAKQQLLALAEEKQIKSFTAELHAKPEYHKFLIGKGGGNIRKVRDSTGARIIFPTSEDKDQELITVVGTEEAVRTAQKELEELIKSLDNIVEDTMNIDIKYHRYFVARRGQVLRDLAEEYGGVIVSFPRTASQSDKVTLKGAKECVEAAKKRMQEIVEDLDAQVTMECVIAQKFHRSIMGPKGSRIQQITRDHNVQIKFPEREDPQAPPAEAPVQENGEANGELKEPVDPNAPKKCDVIFISGRKERCEAAVEALKALVPVTIEVEVPFELHRYIIGQKGSGIRKMMDEFEVNIQVPPPDQQSDKIAITGLATHLDRAKGGLLERVKELQAEQQDRALKSFKLTITVDPKYHPKIIGRKGAIITNIRTEHDVNIQFPEKNDENQDQITITGYEQNAIAARDAIQAIVDELEEMISEDITLDSRIHARIIGARGKGIRKIMDEFKVDLRFPQSGAADPNIVTVIGRPEHVDEAIDHLLNLEEEYLSDVVENEAKMAYMRPPGGSVAAADEQRGNSKGFVVREAPWATDSEKAPDMSSSEDFPSFGAPVQAKASPWGPKRF, via the exons ATGAGCTCAGTCGCTGTACTTACGCAGGAAAGCTTTATCGAGCACCGCAGTGGGCTCTTGCCAGAGCAGGGTGGGG CTGCCGGAGGCCCCAATGCtggagaggatgaggaagaacttCCTACCTACAAGGATGCTTTCCCACCTCTCCCTGAGAAAGCGGCCACACCTGAGGGGACGCAGGAACCTACCAACGCCTGGACATCAAAGATTCGCCCACTCAAGTCCTCTATTATCACCCAG GTTTTCCATGTGCCGTTGGAGGAGCGCAAGTACAAGGACATCAACCAGTTTGGGGAAGGAGACCAGGCAAAGGTCTGTGTGGACATCATGCACAAGACTGGAGCCCACCTGGAACTCTCCTTAGCTAAAGACCAGGGACTCTCCATCATGGTTTCCGGAAAGCTGGATGCTGTGATGAAAGCCCGTAAGGAGATTGTGTCCCGACTGCAGACTCAA GCTTCAGCCACTGTTGCCATCCCAAAGGAACACCATCGTTTTGTCATTGGCAAAAATGGGGAGAAGCTTCAGGAGCTGGAGCTCAAGACTGCCACCAAAATCCAGATCCCACGACCAGAGGACCCCAGCAACCAGATCAAGATCTCTGGCACTAAGGAGGGTCTTGAAAAGGCAAAGCATGAGATTCTCTTGATCTCTGCTGAGCAG GACAAGCGCGCTGTGGAGAGGGTGAACATTGATAAGGCGTACCATCCCTTTATTACTGGTGCTTACAGTAAGCTAGTTGGAGAGATGACGCAGGAAACTGGAGCTCGCATTAATGTCCCCCCTCCAAGCGTGAATAAGACCGAGATCGTCATTACTGGGGAAAAGGAGCAGGTGGCCCTTGCTGTGGCTATGATCAAAAAGATTTATGAGGAGAag AGAAAGAATACAACCACGATCGCAGTGGAGGTGAAGAAGTCTCAGCATAAATATGTAGTTGGCCCCAAGGGAAACACCCTGCAGGAGATCCTGGATAAAACTGGTGTCTCGGTTGAGATCCCACCTTCTGACAACAGCTCAGAAACTGTCATCCTTCGCGGGGAGCCTGACCGCCTGGGGCAGGCCCTCACCGAAGTCTATGCCAAG gCAAACAGCTACACTGTTTCCTCGGTGTCGGCTCCTTCTTGGCTTCATCGCTTCATTATCGGCAAAAAGGGACAGAACTTGGCTAAGATCACCCAACAAATGCCCAAG gtGCACATTGAGTTCACCGAGGGAGAAGATAGAATCACCTTGGAAGGACCGACCAAAGATGTGCAAGGGGTGCAGAGTCAGATTGAAGCCATTGTTACAGATTTG GTAAGTCGAATGGACTATGCAGAGATCACTGTGGACCCAAAATTCCACCGTCACCTAATTGGAAAAGGAGGAGTCAACA TCAACCGCATCAAAGAGCTGCACAAGGTGACTGTCCGCATCCCGCCTGACAACGAGAAGAGCAACCTGATCCGCATAGAGGGGGATCCCCAAGGTGTGCAGGAAGCCAAGAAGGAGCTGCTGGAGCTCGCGTCACGCATG GAGAACGAGCGTACAAAGGACCTGATCATCGAACAGCGTTTTCACCGAGCCATCATCGGCCAAAAGGGGGAGAAGATAAAGGAAGTGCGGGACAAATTTCCGGAG GTCATCATCAATTTCCCTGACCCAGCACAGAAGAGCGACATCGTTCAACTCAGAGGACCACGGAACGAGGTCGAGAAATGCTCGAAGTTTATGCAGAAGATCGTGGCTGAAATG GTGGAGAACAGCCACTCTCTCTCCGTCCCCATCTTCAAGCAGTTTCATAGAAACATAATTGGAAAAGGAGGATCAAACATCAAGAAG ATCAGAGAGGAAACCAACACCAAAATTGACCTGCCTGCGGAAAACAGCAACTCTGAGATGATCGTCATCACAGGGAAGAAGGCGAACTGTGAAGCTGCCAAGACCCGCATTTTGGCCATTCAGAAAGAACTG GCcaacatcacagagatggatgtCTCCATCCCCTCAAAGTTGCACAACTCCCTGATTGGCTCAAAGGGCCGTTTGGTGCGCTCCATCATGGAGGAGTGTGGTGGTGTGCATATCCACTTCCCCAGCGAGGGCTCAGGGATTGATAAAGTGACCATCAGAGGCCCCGTAGAGGAGGTGGAGAAAGCCAAGCAGCAACTGCTTGCTTTGGCAGAAGAAAAG caaataaaGAGTTTCACCGCTGAGCTGCACGCAAAGCCAGAATACCACAAGTTCCTCATCGGAAAGGGCGGCGGAAACATCCGAAAGGTCCGTGACAGCACGGGAGCCAGAATCATCTTCCCCACCTCTGAGGACAAAGATCAAGAGCTCATCACTGTAGTGGGGACCGAGGAGGCAGTGCGGACAGCccagaaggagctggaggagctcATCAAGAGTTTG GACAACATTGTGGAGGACACTATGAACATCGACATAAAGTACCATCGTTACTTTGTGGCCCGCCGGGGTCAAGTCCTCAGGGACCTTGCGGAGGAGTATGGCGGCGTCATCGTGAGCTTCCCTCGTACAGCCTCTCAGAGCGACAAGGTCACCCTCAAAGGAGCCAAAGAGTGTGTGGAGGCAGCCAAGAAGCGCATGCAGGAGATTGTTGAGGACTTG GATGCTCAAGTGACCATGGAGTGTGTGATTGCTCAGAAGTTCCACCGTTCCATCATGGGACCCAAGGGCTCCCGGATTCAGCAGATCACAAGAGATCACAATGTGCAGATTAAGTTTCCAGAACGTGAGGACCCGCAAG CGCCTCCTGCAGAGGCTCCTGTTCAAGAGAACGGAGAGGCTAACGGGGAACTGAAGGAACCGGTCGATCCAAATGCTCCCAAAAAATGTGACGTGATTTTCATTTCGGGACGCAAAGAGCGCTGCGAAGCTGCCGTGGAAGCCTTGAAG GCCCTGGTTCCTGTCACAATCGAGGTGGAAGTGCCTTTTGAGCTTCATCGCTACATTATTGGACAAAAAGGAAGTGGAATTCGTAAGATGATGGATGAATTTGAg GTAAACATTCAAGTGCCTCCTCCTGACCAGCAGTCTGATAAAATTGCCATCACCGGCTTGGCCACTCACCTTGACCGCGCCAAAGGAGGCCTCTTGGAGCGCGTCAAGGAGCTGCAGGCTGAGCAGCAGGATCGG GCGCTCAAGAGCTTCAAGCTGACCATCACTGTGGACCCAAAGTATCACCCAAAAATCATAGGCCGCAAGGGCGCCATCATCACAAACATACGCACAGAGCATGATGTGAACATCCAGTTCCCAGAGAAGAATGATGAAAACCAG gaTCAGATCACCATTACAGGGTATGAGCAGAATGCCATAGCTGCACGAGATGCCATCCAGGCCATTGTGGACGAGCTGGAAGAGATGATCTCTGAGGATATCACCTTGGACAGCAGGATTCATGCCCGCATCATTGGAGCTCGGGGCAAGGGCATCCGCAAGATTATGGATGAGTTTAAG GTTGATCTCAGGTTTCCACAGAGTGGCGCTGCAGACCCAAACATTGTGACGGTAATAGGTCGCCCGGAGCATGTGGACGAAGCCATTGATCATCTCCTGAACCTGGAAGAGGAATAT TTGTCAGATGTTGTGGAAAACGAGGCGAAGATGGCTTACATGAGGCCACCTGGTGGCAGTGTTGCTGCTGCGGACGAGCAGCGCGGCAACTCCAAAGGTTTCGTGGTGAGGGAGGCTCCCTGGGCCACCGACAGCGAGAAG GCCCCTGACATGAGCAGCTCAGAGGACTTCCCAAGCTTTGGAGCTCCAGTCCAGGCCAAGGCTTCACCCTGGGGACCCAAGCGCTTTTAA
- the hdlbpa gene encoding high density lipoprotein binding protein a isoform X1, with translation MSSVAVLTQESFIEHRSGLLPEQGGAAGGPNAGEDEEELPTYKDAFPPLPEKAATPEGTQEPTNAWTSKIRPLKSSIITQVFHVPLEERKYKDINQFGEGDQAKVCVDIMHKTGAHLELSLAKDQGLSIMVSGKLDAVMKARKEIVSRLQTQASATVAIPKEHHRFVIGKNGEKLQELELKTATKIQIPRPEDPSNQIKISGTKEGLEKAKHEILLISAEQDKRAVERVNIDKAYHPFITGAYSKLVGEMTQETGARINVPPPSVNKTEIVITGEKEQVALAVAMIKKIYEEKRKNTTTIAVEVKKSQHKYVVGPKGNTLQEILDKTGVSVEIPPSDNSSETVILRGEPDRLGQALTEVYAKANSYTVSSVSAPSWLHRFIIGKKGQNLAKITQQMPKVHIEFTEGEDRITLEGPTKDVQGVQSQIEAIVTDLVSRMDYAEITVDPKFHRHLIGKGGVNINRIKELHKVTVRIPPDNEKSNLIRIEGDPQGVQEAKKELLELASRMENERTKDLIIEQRFHRAIIGQKGEKIKEVRDKFPEVIINFPDPAQKSDIVQLRGPRNEVEKCSKFMQKIVAEMVENSHSLSVPIFKQFHRNIIGKGGSNIKKIREETNTKIDLPAENSNSEMIVITGKKANCEAAKTRILAIQKELANITEMDVSIPSKLHNSLIGSKGRLVRSIMEECGGVHIHFPSEGSGIDKVTIRGPVEEVEKAKQQLLALAEEKQIKSFTAELHAKPEYHKFLIGKGGGNIRKVRDSTGARIIFPTSEDKDQELITVVGTEEAVRTAQKELEELIKSLDNIVEDTMNIDIKYHRYFVARRGQVLRDLAEEYGGVIVSFPRTASQSDKVTLKGAKECVEAAKKRMQEIVEDLDAQVTMECVIAQKFHRSIMGPKGSRIQQITRDHNVQIKFPEREDPQAAPPAEAPVQENGEANGELKEPVDPNAPKKCDVIFISGRKERCEAAVEALKALVPVTIEVEVPFELHRYIIGQKGSGIRKMMDEFEVNIQVPPPDQQSDKIAITGLATHLDRAKGGLLERVKELQAEQQDRALKSFKLTITVDPKYHPKIIGRKGAIITNIRTEHDVNIQFPEKNDENQDQITITGYEQNAIAARDAIQAIVDELEEMISEDITLDSRIHARIIGARGKGIRKIMDEFKVDLRFPQSGAADPNIVTVIGRPEHVDEAIDHLLNLEEEYLSDVVENEAKMAYMRPPGGSVAAADEQRGNSKGFVVREAPWATDSEKAPDMSSSEDFPSFGAPVQAKASPWGPKRF, from the exons ATGAGCTCAGTCGCTGTACTTACGCAGGAAAGCTTTATCGAGCACCGCAGTGGGCTCTTGCCAGAGCAGGGTGGGG CTGCCGGAGGCCCCAATGCtggagaggatgaggaagaacttCCTACCTACAAGGATGCTTTCCCACCTCTCCCTGAGAAAGCGGCCACACCTGAGGGGACGCAGGAACCTACCAACGCCTGGACATCAAAGATTCGCCCACTCAAGTCCTCTATTATCACCCAG GTTTTCCATGTGCCGTTGGAGGAGCGCAAGTACAAGGACATCAACCAGTTTGGGGAAGGAGACCAGGCAAAGGTCTGTGTGGACATCATGCACAAGACTGGAGCCCACCTGGAACTCTCCTTAGCTAAAGACCAGGGACTCTCCATCATGGTTTCCGGAAAGCTGGATGCTGTGATGAAAGCCCGTAAGGAGATTGTGTCCCGACTGCAGACTCAA GCTTCAGCCACTGTTGCCATCCCAAAGGAACACCATCGTTTTGTCATTGGCAAAAATGGGGAGAAGCTTCAGGAGCTGGAGCTCAAGACTGCCACCAAAATCCAGATCCCACGACCAGAGGACCCCAGCAACCAGATCAAGATCTCTGGCACTAAGGAGGGTCTTGAAAAGGCAAAGCATGAGATTCTCTTGATCTCTGCTGAGCAG GACAAGCGCGCTGTGGAGAGGGTGAACATTGATAAGGCGTACCATCCCTTTATTACTGGTGCTTACAGTAAGCTAGTTGGAGAGATGACGCAGGAAACTGGAGCTCGCATTAATGTCCCCCCTCCAAGCGTGAATAAGACCGAGATCGTCATTACTGGGGAAAAGGAGCAGGTGGCCCTTGCTGTGGCTATGATCAAAAAGATTTATGAGGAGAag AGAAAGAATACAACCACGATCGCAGTGGAGGTGAAGAAGTCTCAGCATAAATATGTAGTTGGCCCCAAGGGAAACACCCTGCAGGAGATCCTGGATAAAACTGGTGTCTCGGTTGAGATCCCACCTTCTGACAACAGCTCAGAAACTGTCATCCTTCGCGGGGAGCCTGACCGCCTGGGGCAGGCCCTCACCGAAGTCTATGCCAAG gCAAACAGCTACACTGTTTCCTCGGTGTCGGCTCCTTCTTGGCTTCATCGCTTCATTATCGGCAAAAAGGGACAGAACTTGGCTAAGATCACCCAACAAATGCCCAAG gtGCACATTGAGTTCACCGAGGGAGAAGATAGAATCACCTTGGAAGGACCGACCAAAGATGTGCAAGGGGTGCAGAGTCAGATTGAAGCCATTGTTACAGATTTG GTAAGTCGAATGGACTATGCAGAGATCACTGTGGACCCAAAATTCCACCGTCACCTAATTGGAAAAGGAGGAGTCAACA TCAACCGCATCAAAGAGCTGCACAAGGTGACTGTCCGCATCCCGCCTGACAACGAGAAGAGCAACCTGATCCGCATAGAGGGGGATCCCCAAGGTGTGCAGGAAGCCAAGAAGGAGCTGCTGGAGCTCGCGTCACGCATG GAGAACGAGCGTACAAAGGACCTGATCATCGAACAGCGTTTTCACCGAGCCATCATCGGCCAAAAGGGGGAGAAGATAAAGGAAGTGCGGGACAAATTTCCGGAG GTCATCATCAATTTCCCTGACCCAGCACAGAAGAGCGACATCGTTCAACTCAGAGGACCACGGAACGAGGTCGAGAAATGCTCGAAGTTTATGCAGAAGATCGTGGCTGAAATG GTGGAGAACAGCCACTCTCTCTCCGTCCCCATCTTCAAGCAGTTTCATAGAAACATAATTGGAAAAGGAGGATCAAACATCAAGAAG ATCAGAGAGGAAACCAACACCAAAATTGACCTGCCTGCGGAAAACAGCAACTCTGAGATGATCGTCATCACAGGGAAGAAGGCGAACTGTGAAGCTGCCAAGACCCGCATTTTGGCCATTCAGAAAGAACTG GCcaacatcacagagatggatgtCTCCATCCCCTCAAAGTTGCACAACTCCCTGATTGGCTCAAAGGGCCGTTTGGTGCGCTCCATCATGGAGGAGTGTGGTGGTGTGCATATCCACTTCCCCAGCGAGGGCTCAGGGATTGATAAAGTGACCATCAGAGGCCCCGTAGAGGAGGTGGAGAAAGCCAAGCAGCAACTGCTTGCTTTGGCAGAAGAAAAG caaataaaGAGTTTCACCGCTGAGCTGCACGCAAAGCCAGAATACCACAAGTTCCTCATCGGAAAGGGCGGCGGAAACATCCGAAAGGTCCGTGACAGCACGGGAGCCAGAATCATCTTCCCCACCTCTGAGGACAAAGATCAAGAGCTCATCACTGTAGTGGGGACCGAGGAGGCAGTGCGGACAGCccagaaggagctggaggagctcATCAAGAGTTTG GACAACATTGTGGAGGACACTATGAACATCGACATAAAGTACCATCGTTACTTTGTGGCCCGCCGGGGTCAAGTCCTCAGGGACCTTGCGGAGGAGTATGGCGGCGTCATCGTGAGCTTCCCTCGTACAGCCTCTCAGAGCGACAAGGTCACCCTCAAAGGAGCCAAAGAGTGTGTGGAGGCAGCCAAGAAGCGCATGCAGGAGATTGTTGAGGACTTG GATGCTCAAGTGACCATGGAGTGTGTGATTGCTCAGAAGTTCCACCGTTCCATCATGGGACCCAAGGGCTCCCGGATTCAGCAGATCACAAGAGATCACAATGTGCAGATTAAGTTTCCAGAACGTGAGGACCCGCAAG CAGCGCCTCCTGCAGAGGCTCCTGTTCAAGAGAACGGAGAGGCTAACGGGGAACTGAAGGAACCGGTCGATCCAAATGCTCCCAAAAAATGTGACGTGATTTTCATTTCGGGACGCAAAGAGCGCTGCGAAGCTGCCGTGGAAGCCTTGAAG GCCCTGGTTCCTGTCACAATCGAGGTGGAAGTGCCTTTTGAGCTTCATCGCTACATTATTGGACAAAAAGGAAGTGGAATTCGTAAGATGATGGATGAATTTGAg GTAAACATTCAAGTGCCTCCTCCTGACCAGCAGTCTGATAAAATTGCCATCACCGGCTTGGCCACTCACCTTGACCGCGCCAAAGGAGGCCTCTTGGAGCGCGTCAAGGAGCTGCAGGCTGAGCAGCAGGATCGG GCGCTCAAGAGCTTCAAGCTGACCATCACTGTGGACCCAAAGTATCACCCAAAAATCATAGGCCGCAAGGGCGCCATCATCACAAACATACGCACAGAGCATGATGTGAACATCCAGTTCCCAGAGAAGAATGATGAAAACCAG gaTCAGATCACCATTACAGGGTATGAGCAGAATGCCATAGCTGCACGAGATGCCATCCAGGCCATTGTGGACGAGCTGGAAGAGATGATCTCTGAGGATATCACCTTGGACAGCAGGATTCATGCCCGCATCATTGGAGCTCGGGGCAAGGGCATCCGCAAGATTATGGATGAGTTTAAG GTTGATCTCAGGTTTCCACAGAGTGGCGCTGCAGACCCAAACATTGTGACGGTAATAGGTCGCCCGGAGCATGTGGACGAAGCCATTGATCATCTCCTGAACCTGGAAGAGGAATAT TTGTCAGATGTTGTGGAAAACGAGGCGAAGATGGCTTACATGAGGCCACCTGGTGGCAGTGTTGCTGCTGCGGACGAGCAGCGCGGCAACTCCAAAGGTTTCGTGGTGAGGGAGGCTCCCTGGGCCACCGACAGCGAGAAG GCCCCTGACATGAGCAGCTCAGAGGACTTCCCAAGCTTTGGAGCTCCAGTCCAGGCCAAGGCTTCACCCTGGGGACCCAAGCGCTTTTAA